From the genome of Podospora pseudoanserina strain CBS 124.78 chromosome 7 map unlocalized CBS124.78p_7.2, whole genome shotgun sequence, one region includes:
- a CDS encoding uncharacterized protein (EggNog:ENOG503NZ7R; COG:A) — protein MSDRSVVNMEGEDVHDPFLWDEERLIQELCHSTRQWRARAPKRPLDLAALEAKLREGGVDGASFLTYPEEFGIHNMFAELGIKILPHQQFLQHIINELKESSAGYRDYIRQQDDGDDHGSIYIKREPHPPSSFEPPARGSPDAKPRLDMDRAMQAAIAFQLGASGPSGVLSPALSPAVDPRVGGLGDINENPEDNSIAGSEPMDIDSVSDNGSPAVVEQQPIAPEEPPRKKRRVAPTLISSEPMHARPVLAPTEGDAFTRLTTIFGYQASPCWLDPGSLTPAEILNLNPSDEVDDNGDFAHGYHDHPPGRRRQVWGAMKRHYLSVRPQRTLEVPQDEREESPLPVFGQSDDEESMDSDEWEEYQQEEEERERMKVLRQQEAASVLSNDKAQVVIADVIEELEARWVAEQQPKQDRRAHNIWESARRNPNREAYIKSIKKLKDEAAKRIPKFRKQILTEKWKSDEMLRKMASDYLEQSVFEKCYQCWLLGVLESPRRPPKPAALPRPMPRPKKQQELAEDEEDLASSDSETDDFLDDSDDKVMISNDLMEVEPISDSLQEPDTDMQDSSPGKIKTKLALAPSTPRRLASSREVILIEDSPLISPTDGIPEFTDRLSLEKMGEMGADYWAKANDAERLLAAILCQWTEQKRERLLKVVGPFGHKEIWEEHLKPAIDTNGTVARVGTTELLLCQLFDAFLECSAKRLARTTIRKITLRQLEQSAGVKFQTFYTHLKKLLVLFRTEKPHFGHTRSLAPTTPTKSPAVKTPIKSEPSQVAASEKPVEELVSQDPSEGGVPQDPADATLTLADEVEAVLSDEEVPLSKKKRKRKQKVNQEAKNLRVTTQQQLVEFGRRRRRLHEEIATNGIVPSTMARLIVNETKKDDEPLIFINAYTGSRIKDHQIDGVRFMWNQVVVSGQGCLLAHTMGLGKTMQVITLLVVIAEAAASDDPAVVEQIPEKLRRSRTLILCPSGLVDNWVDEVNMWAPEGSLGPVYKVDASLTAYVRVEVVKKWASGGGVLIVGYSLFGNLVEDEELEKLLQEKPNIVVGDETHLIKNQNTKRSRAAAHFHTKSRIAMTGSPLTNNVMDYYAMINWVSPGYLSDIEEFRSRFGNPIKEGLYADSNPSAKRQARKLLVILKETMSPKVHRRDVQVLRDELPTKKEFIIMLPLTPLQRTLYEIYIERVNNPTITGSDKSSAQVWSMVAKLGTVLAHPRIFKTVAERQKDAKGKAKSGKSEDEDELILPQDILSELLTPTTCRDIDKDAHSYKIVALMFLLGEFRKLGDKALIFTQSIPALDFLESIFKRRQIGYQRLDGHTPINTRQASIKKFNSNDSADVYLISTKAGGVGLNIYGANRVIILDFKYSPTDEQQAISRAYRLGQTKPVYVYWLMIGGTFEATIHKSAIFKTQLASRVIDKKNPAPYATRLKEYFVLPQTVDQEDLQDAYGQDTVLDALLNSAEVGPLVRKVTSTETFEKEETYELPPEDQEEAKKEVALALLRLTDPEAYEAEKLRLDRERYGWQPQPAVQSNTMWMINKGIRTAQANLAHNSVLPRLRDNFGQMVPSSTTPIPIPRQYLQQYRQLGRPNTLGSAPVRPVLGAAPAPSFTLPNSDLQPVLGSGSFAKYPADEHALSSHATPSATPQVNPSLVAGPFGTQPVETLAASNPAPPHPAPRNTPPTPAQKPAASALAPPNKAPSPMSQKALSHAHVSGSQQPQSTTPSLIIPLPGASASVTDSARPDLPDLRRIYQALCEEGKEVVFTPDAVMQGVEQALQEKGFSYKTFPARDKWQYLQKCCRLHARFAEAMLSGYIQPDQLATRERRDLQTMVTRLNGLAEDDFKREVWGSQVVRNNQAATVAQQKPRPSSKVKDESPVTKVKKDKEKASESMPKRPRDSKGPKTPNIGPGPRGRQQPVRPGDSAASPFLID, from the exons ATGAGCG ATAGGTCAGTTGTGAACATGGAAGGGGAAGACGTACACGATCCCTTTTTGTGGGACGAGGAGCGACTCATACAAGAACTGTGCCATTCGACTCGCCAATGGAGGGCAAGGGCCCCCAAGCGGCCTCTGGACCTTGCCGCCCTTGAAGCGAAGCTCAGAGAGGGCGGGGTTGATGGCGCATCTTTCCTAACTTACCCTGAAGAGTTCGGCATTCACAACATGTTTGCAGAATTGGGCATCAAGATATTGCCCCATCAACAATTCTTGCAGCATATCATCAATGAACTAAAGGAATCAAGTGCTGGGTATCGCGATTACATACGTCAGCAAGATGACGGGGACGACCATGGCAGTATCTACATCAAGCGAGAGCCTCATCCGCCCAGTAGCTTTGAGCCTCCAGCCAGAGGATCTCCAGATGCCAAGCCCCGTCTGGATATGGATCGCGCAATGCAGGCTGCGATTGCCTTTCAACTTGGGGCATCAGGACCAAGTGGTGTTTTGTCTCCAGCGCTATCACCTGCTGTGGACCCGCGGGTTGGAGGTCTGGGAGACATCAACGAAAACCCAGAGGACAACAGCATCGCAGGGTCGGAACCCATGGACATTGATAGTGTTTCGGACAACGGAAGCCCGGCAGTAGTCGAACAGCAACCTATCGCCCCAGAAGAACCCCCTcggaaaaagaggagagtAGCGCCTACACTGATATCATCAGAGCCCATGCATGCCAGACCTGTGCTTGCTCCTACAGAGGGAGATGCCTTCACGAGGCTCACAACCATCTTTGGGTATCAAGCCTCCCCATGCTGGCTCGATCCTGGATCCTTGACCCCGGCCGAGATACTCAACCTGAATCCTTCAGATGAAGTGGATGACAATGGGGACTTTGCTCATGGTTATCACGATCACCCCCCGGGCCGTCGAAGACAGGTTTGGGGAGCCATGAAACGTCACTACCTCTCCGTCCGGCCACAGAGGACCCTTGAAGTTCCGCAGGACGAAAGAGAAGAATCTCCGTTGCCAGTCTTTGGTCAGTCTGACGATGAGGAGAGCATGGATTCCGATGAATGGGAGGAATAtcagcaagaagaagaagagcgagAGAGGATGAAGGTTCTACGGCAGCAAGAAGCTGCTTCAGTGTTGAGCAACGATAAAGCCCAGGTTGTCATTGCAGATGTCATCGAGGAACTCGAGGCGCGTTGGGTTGCTGAACAACAGCCCAAACAGGACCGCAGAGCGCACAACATTTGGGAGAGCGCAAGACGGAACCCAAATAGAGAAGCCTACATCAAGTCCATCAAAAAGCTCAAGGATGAGGCTGCGAAACGCATCCCGAAGTTCAGAAAGCAAATCTTGACGGAGAAGTGGAAGTCTGACGAGATGCTTCGTAAGATGGCGTCGGACTACTTGGAGCAGAGCGTCTTCGAGAAATGCTACCAGTGTTGGCTGCTTGGAGTGCTTGAGAGCCCGAGACGCCCACCCAAGCCTGCCGCTTTGCCTCGGCCAATGCCTCGGCCCAAGAAACAACAAGAGTTAGcggaagatgaagaggatctGGCCAGCAGCGACTCCGAGACAGATGACTTCTTGGACGATAGCGACGACAAGGTCATGATTTCAAACGACTTGATGGAAGTTGAGCCTATATCCGACTCTCTACAAGAGCCCGACACCGATATGCAAGATTCTTCACCGGGAAAAATCAAGACCAAGCTGGCCCTTgcaccctcaacacctcgtCGGCTTGCTTCGTCCCGAGAGGTTATCCTAATTGAGGATTCACCCTTGATCTCACCTACTGATGGGATCCCGGAATTCACCGATCGACTGAGCCTCGAAAAAATGGGCGAAATGGGCGCCGATTATTGGGCTAAGGCCAATGATGCCGAACGTCTTCTCGCAGCCATCCTTTGTCAATGGACTGAACAGAAAAGGGAGAGGCTCCTTAAGGTGGTCGGCCCTTTCGGACACAAGGAGATTTGGGAAGAGCACTTGAAGCCAGCGATCGATACCAATGGCACAGTTGCTAGGGTTGGCACAACTGAACTCCTACTCTGTCAACTGTTCGACGCGTTTCTTGAGTGCTCCGCAAAGAGGCTGGCCCGGACAACGATTCGAAAAATTACCCTGAGGCAGCTTGAGCAAAGCGCTGGTGTAAAATTTCAGACCTTCTACACCCATTTGAAAAAGTTGCTTGTGTTGTTCAGGACCGAAAAGCCACATTTTGGCCACACAAGGTCTTTGGCGCCCACCACGCCCACAAAGTCTCCGGCAGTCAAAACGCCCATCAAAAGTGAACCTTCTCAAGTGGCGGCCTCTGAGAAGCCAGTCGAGGAATTGGTTTCCCAAGACCCATCCGAAGGAGGGGTGCCTCAAGACCCGGCTGACGCCACGCTCACCCTTGCCGACGAAGTTGAGGCAGTGTTATCCGACGAAGAAGTGCCGCTATCTAAGAAGAAACGGAAACGGAAACAGAAAGTTAACCAAGAGGCCAAAAATCTACGGGTCACTactcagcagcagctcgtAGAGTttggccgccgccggcgccggtTACACGAAGAAATTGCTACCAATGGCATCGTGCCTAGTACCATGGCCCGACTCATCGTCAACGAAACAAAGAAAGACGACGAGCCTTTGATCTTTATCAACGCTTACACCGGCAGCAGGATCAAAGACCATCAAATTGATGGTGTGCGCTTCATGTGGAACCAGGTTGTGGTGAGTGGCCAGGGCTGCCTCCTTGCGCATACCATGGGTCTGGGCAAAACAATGCAGGTCATCACTTTGTTAGTGGTCATTGCCGAAGCAGCAGCGTCCGATGACCCCGCGGTTGTCGAACAGATTCCGGAGAAACTACGGCGATCCAGGACATTGATTCTCTGTCCATCGGGGCTCGTGGATAActgggttgatgaggtgaacATGTGGGCACCGGAAGGCTCACTGGGACCAGTATACAAAGTGGACGCATCATTGACGGCATACGTTCGCGTAGAAGTCGTCAAGAAATGGGCCTCAGGCGGTGGGGTTCTCATCGTCGGATATAGTCTCTTTGGCAACCtcgttgaggatgaggagctggagaagcttcTGCAAGAAAAACCCAACATTGTTGTTGGGGATGAGACCCATCTCATCAAGAATCAGAACACCAAGCGGTCACGAGCAGCCGCACACTTTCACACCAAGAGCCGCATCGCCATGACGGGGTCACCACTGACCAACAACGTCATGGATTATTACGCCATGATCAACTGGGTTTCGCCGGGCTACTTGTCGGACATTGAAGAGTTCAGGTCCAGGTTCGGCAATCCAATCAAGGAAGGGCTTTATGCAGATAGTAACCCTTCGGCAAAGAGGCAAGCGAGGAAACTGCTTGTCATCTTGAAGGAGACTATGAGCCCCAAGGTTCATCGAAGGGATGTTCAAGTTCTCCGAGACGAGCTTCCCACGAAAAAGGAGTTTATCATAATGCTGCCCTTGACCCCGCTCCAGAGGACACTCTATGAAATCTACATCGAGCGTGTCAACAATCCGACAATTACGGGTAGCGACAAATCATCCGCACAGGTTTGGAGCATGGTTGCCAAGCTTGGTACTGTCCTGGCGCACCCCAGGATCTTCAAGACGGTGGCCGAAAGGCAAAAGGACGCCAAGGGAAAGGCGAAGAGCGGGAAATccgaggacgaagatgagCTTATTTTGCCTCAGGATATCCTAAGTGAACTCTTGACCCCGACGACTTGCCGAGACATTGATAAAGACGCTCACTCGTACAAGATCGTCGCACTCATGTTTCTCTTGGGGGAATTTCGCAAGCTGGGCGACAAGGCACTCATCTTCACCCAAAGTATCCCGGCGCTGGACTTTCTTGAGAGCATCTTCAAGCGGAGGCAGATCGGATACCAGCGCCTTGATGGCCATACCCCAATCAATACGCGTCAAGCATCGATCAAGAAGTTCAACAGCAACGATTCGGCCGACGTGTATCTGATTTCCACAaaagctggtggtgttgggctcAACATTTATGGGGCCAACAGAGTGATCATCCTGGACTTCAAGTATTCGCCAACCGATGAACAGCAGGCTATTAGCCGGGCATACCGACTAGGTCAGACCAAGCCGGTGTATGTCTATTGGTTGATGATAGGAGGCACCTTCGAGGCAACAATCCACAAGAGCGCCATCTTCAAGACGCAGCTCGCCTCCCGGGTCATCGATAAGAAGAACCCGGCCCCTTACGCTACTCGCCTTAAGGAGTACTTTGTACTGCCGCAGACAGTGGACCAGGAGGACCTTCAAGATGCCTATGGCCAGGATACCGTTCTTGACGCTCTCCTGAACAGCGCTGAGGTGGGACCCCTAGTCCGCAAGGTTACATCTACGGAGACATttgagaaggaagagacaTATGAACTTCCTCCAGAGGACCAGGAGGAagcgaagaaggaggttgcccttgccctcctgAGGCTCACAGACCCAGAGGCGTATGAGGCTGAGAAACTCCGGCTCGACAGAGAGCGATATGGGTGGCAGCCCCAGCCCGCTGTCCAGTCAAACACAATGTGGATGATCAACAAAGGCATTAGAACTGCTCAAGCCAATCTTGCCCACAACTCAGTCTTGCCACGATTGAGGGACAACTTTGGTCAGATGGTGCCTTCCAGTACGACGCCAATACCAATTCCCCGACAGTATCTCCAACAGTACCGGCAGCTCGGCCGCCCCAACACACTAGGGTCTGCTCCTGTTAGACCTGTGCTTGGAGCAGCTCCGGCACCCAGCTTTACACTTCCAAACTCGGATCTACAGCCTGTCCTTGGATCGGGGTCGTTTGCCAAGTACCCAGCTGACGAACATGCCCTATCGTCGCATGCGACGCCCTCAGCCACACCACAGGTCAACCCGAGTTTAGTCGCCGGTCCGTTTGGCACTCAGCCAGTCGAAACCTTAGCTGCTTCTAatccggctcctcctcatccagctcctcgtAACACTCCTCCTACTCCGGCTCAAAAAccagctgcttctgctcTGGCGCCTCCTAATAAAGCGCCGTCTCCCATGTCTCAGAAGGCTCTGTCACATGCTCATGTCTCTGGGAGTCAACAACCTCAGTCAACCACCCCATCGTTgatcatccccctcccggGGGCTTCGGCGTCAGTCACTGATTCAGCGAGGCCCGACCTTCCAGACCTACGACGGATCTACCAAGCGCTTTgtgaggaagggaaagaggtTGTTTTTACGCCAGATGCCGTTATGCAAGGCGTTGAACAAGCACTGCAGGAGAAAGGGTTCAGCTATAAGACCTTCCCTGCTAGAGACAAGTGGCAATACCTACAAAAGTGCTGCAGGTTACATGCACGTTTTGCAGAAGCCATGCTTTCGGGCTACATTCAACCTGACCAGCTGGCCACTCGGGAGCGGCGGGACTTGCAAACTATGGTTACCCGGCTCAATGGCTTGGCCGAGGACGACTTCAAGCGCGAAGTCTGGGGCTCCCAAGTCGTCCGCAATAAC caagcagcaacagtAGCACAGCAAAAGCCGCGACCGTCGTCGAAGGTGAAGGACGAAAGTCCAGTCAccaaggtgaagaaggacaaggagaaggcgtcAGAATCGATGCCTAAACGGCCACGAGATTCGAAGGGGCCTAAAACCCCCAACATTGGACCGGGGCCGAGAGGACGGCAGCAGCCTGTCCGACCCGGAGATTCAGCCGCCTCGCCGTTTTTAATTGACTGA
- the HEM1 gene encoding mitochondrial 5-aminolevulinate synthase (COG:H; BUSCO:EOG09261NLR; EggNog:ENOG503NVHY) yields the protein MDSVLRQSKAMCPFMKKATAAGLRAMTTAARPAASPCGGTISKLQTLARRCPVMGKAMAVQSARIGHAGIPGVAGRAMSTVSAHGKTSKAKIHTSGAQEAQAVEGAIFNGREKVPLPPRIPTKAQAAANPLTAARTAAPVTHNGTKFDYEGFYNNELEKKHKDKSYRYFNNINRLAKEFPRAHMSTREEKVTVWCANDYLGMGRNPHVLKAMHETLDEYGAGAGGTRNISGHNRHAVELEATIAKLHAQEAALVFSSCYVANDATLATLGSKMPDCVILSDSLNHASMIQGIRHSGTKKVIFKHNDVKDLEEKLAALPLHVPKIIAFESVYSMCGSIGPIEEICDLAEKYGAITFLDEVHAVGMYGPHGAGVAEHLDFEAHAQGKPRGTIMERIDIITGTLGKAYGCVGGYIAGSAKLVDTVRSLAPGFIFTTSLPPAVMAGARAAIEYQMNYNGDRRLQQLHTRAVKEALGERDIPVIPNPSHIIPILVGNAELAKQASDKLLQDHQIYVQSINYPTVPVGQERLRITPTPGHTKEYRDHLVGAIQTIWEELGIKRTSEWAAEGGFIGVGEPNAAAEEPLWTDEQLGIAEAARTIEQEAKATTTRGGLTERLLEREMEGLQTASAAA from the exons ATGGACTCCGTTTTGCGCCAGTCCAAGGCCATGTGCCCCTTCATGAAGaaggccaccgccgccggcctcCGCGCCATGACGACGGCTGCCCGCCCCGCCGCCTCGCCGTGCGGTGgcaccatctccaagctgCAGACCCTCGCCCGTCGCTGCCCCGTCATGGGCAAGGCTATGGCTGTCCAGTCGGCTCGCATTGGCCATGCCGGCATTCCCGGTGTTGCTGGCCGGGCCATGTCGACTGTCTCTGCCCACGGAAAGACGAGCAAGGCAAAGATTCACACGAGCGGTGCTCAGGAGGCGCAGGCTGTCGAGGGCGCCATTTTCAATGGCCGCGAGAAGG TCCCGCTTCCTCCTAGAATCCCAACCAAAGCGCAAGCCGCTGCTAACCCCTTGACTGCTGCCCGCACCGCCGCGCCGGTGACGCACAATGGCACCAAGTTCGATTACGAGGGCTTCTACAACAATgagcttgagaagaagcacaAGGACAAGTCGTATCGCtacttcaacaacatcaaccgtCTCGCAAAGGAGTTTCCCCGCGCCCACATGTCAAcgagggaggaaaaggttACTGTCTGGTGCGCCAACGACTACCTCGGCATGGGCCGCAACCCCCACGTTTTGAAGGCGATGCACGAGACCTTGGACGAGTACGGTGCTGGCGCCGGTGGTACGAGAAATATTTCCGGACACAACAGGCACGCGGTGGAATTGGAGGCAACGATCGCCAAGCTGCACGCTCAGGAAGCAGCGCTGGTCTTCAGCTCGTGCTACGTGGCCAACGATGCCACGCTCGCGACGTTGGGGAGCAAGATGCCAGACTGTGTCATCTTGTCAGACAGCCTGAACCACGCCTCGATGATCCAGGGTATCCGCCACTCTGGGACCAAGAAGGTCATCTTTAAGCACAACGACGTAAAggatctggaggagaagctcgcGGCGCTGCCGCTGCACGTCCCCAAGATCATCGCCTTTGAGTCCGTCTACAGCATGTGCGGATCCATTGGCCCCATTGAGGAGATTTGCGACCTGGCTGAGAAGTACGGCGCCATTACTTTCCTCGACGAGGTGCACGCGGTGGGCATGTACGGCCCACACGGCGCCGGTGTAGCGGAGCACCTCGACTTTGAGGCGCACGCGCAGGGCAAGCCTCGCGGCACCATTATGGAGCGTattgacatcatcaccggTACTCTGGGTAAGGCTTACGGTTGCGTTGGCGGGTACATCGCCGGCAGCGCCAAGCTGGTCGACACAGTGCGCTCTCTTGCGCCCGGGTTCATCTTTACCACCTCTTTGCCACCTGCTGTCATGGCTGGTGCTCGGGCGGCGATTGAGTATCAGATGAACTACAACGGCGACCGCCGTTTGCAACAACTACACACCCGGGCTGTCAAGGAGGCCCTCGGGGAGAGAGACATCCCTGTGATTCCCAACCCGAGccacatcatccccatcctgGTCGGCAACGCCGAGCTGGCCAAGCAGGCGAGTGACAAGCTCCTGCAGGACCACCAGATCTACGTCCAGAGCATCAACTACCCCACCGTTCCTGTCGGTCAGGAGCGTCTGCGGATTACGCCCACCCCCGGCCACACCAAGGAGTATCGCGACCACCTCGTCGGGGCCATCCAGACGATCTGGGAGGAGCTCGGCATCAAGCGGACGAGCGAGTGGGCTGCCGAGGGGGGGTTCATCGGGGTTGGGGAGCCGAAcgcggcggccgaggagcCGCTGTGGACGGACGAGCAGCTTGGTATTGCCGAGGCAGCGAGGACGATTGAGCAGGAGGCCAAGGCGACGACGACTCGGGGTGGGCTGACGGAGCGGTTGCTGgaaagggagatggaggggttgcagACGGCGAGCGCAGCTGCTTAA
- a CDS encoding uncharacterized protein (EggNog:ENOG503P4VQ), with the protein MESVEDSGGDGSSKKPTKGPRACGTCALAKCKCEPGSGPLGKCERCERLKKKCTKQIPAPPRRRRKDRKLTRVAELERRLEALTEQIAAGGGRAGAGGSSGKSETPGSASTGEGLENHHHSSLGGSELDGQQPLPAISPDYHHSTSSGPKISVTNHHFTQAPWNSEPFEALLPPSELKFSPILSNHQTPQYGHHHHHQHQHHPQHQQTLGGLAVSAAGSVMPDAMMTSASPPSHPSPMTSSNASDSIWPEGQEAEDLLQEYRSHMQHLYPFALVPPNLSAHQMKEQRPFFWKGVMVEACHHDGRRQMALGDQLLRDISVAAFQQSSQKGQPSLGAGLDLLQGAQVLLAWYHYNLVAAKTTNLLFLIRSFTASLKFEVLDAQEQKNAIAGLGGQPRSEEALERMRAFAGTYYLVTVAFTTSHCPDQLMPSPYLMRCCKVLITEKSSPDDELVVHLVRVQRVSQHISMNLANWYKKPLKERRPWNQVVENLRLFLHGEKKKVPKRIMENFSMKGHFIVAELLIYEGFLKTSGSIGGSSVTASSLPEDEDPSFKTSPSNGLGNDTPSSHSSNSRPASVIPLQDRLDILMKCVRLVKEYMHARTASDQSDYPRFISMSSFDLTYVFVRMLKLMTLSLPGWDVRTVRREFDGYLERHIKDMEHTAGRRKKRSRTMTGASNYNSPSDVYRTPQGVVGGGGSGMGGSQQGQEREREDPFAQLARKIRELKKAFDQDLQDGQSTAQLAETTAQLAELYEKAPMTLADATATLVQEISQDLGTDSWDGGAMDYDWNPGMWGGDFGFEMDGFWS; encoded by the exons ATGGAGTCTGTAGAGGAtagcggcggtgatggctcCTCCAAGAAGCCTACCAAGGGCCCGAGGGCATGCGGGACCTGTGCGCTTGCAAAATGCAAGTGTGAGCCTGGTTCTGGCCCGTTGGGAAAGTGTGAACG ATGCGAACGTCTCAAGAAGAAATGCACCAAACAGATTCCGGCTCCGCCTCGCCGACGGCGAAAGGACCGCAAGTTAACCCGCGTGGCCGAACTTGAAAGACGTCTCGAGGCCCTCACAGAGCAGATAGCGGCCGGAGGCGGTCGTGCCGGTGCCGGAGGGAGCTCAGGAAAGTCTGAAACACCAGGCAGCGCCAGCACCGGTGAAGGGCTCGAGAACCACCATCACTCCTCTCTTGGAGGCTCTGAACTTGATggccagcaacccctcccagCCATCTCACCAGACTATCATCACAGCACCAGCAGTGGCCCCAAGATCTCTGTCACGAACCACCATTTCACGCAAGCACCATGGAACAGCGAGCCATTCGAGGCCCTCTTGCCACCGAGCGAGCTCAAGTTTTCACCTATTCTTagcaaccaccaaacaccTCAGTatggtcatcatcatcatcatcaacaccagcatcaccctcagcaccagcaaaCCCTGGGCGGCCTGGCCGTATCAGCGGCAGGTTCTGTCATGCCAGACGCCATGAtgacctctgcctctccgccttctcACCCCTCGCCAATGACATCCTCCAATGCTTCAGACTCGATCTGGCctgaaggccaagaagccgaAGATTTGCTTCAGGAGTACCGCTCCCACATGCAGCATCTCTACCCCTTTGCTCTAGTCCCACCAAACTTGAGTGCCCATCAAATGAAGGAACAACGCCCCTTTTTCTGGAAAGGGGTCATGGTTGAAGCGTGCCATCACGATGGAAGGAGACAAATGGCACTGGGGGACCAGCTGCTGAGAGACATCAGCGTGGCAGCCTTTCAGCAGAGCAGCCAAAAGGGCCAGCCGTCGCTGGGGGCGGGGCTGGACTTGCTTCAGGGGGCGCAGGTGCTGCTGGCGTGGTATCATTACAATTTGGTGGCGGCCAAGACGACGAACCTGCTGTTTTTGATTCGGAGCTTTACGGCGAGTTTGAAgtttgaggttttggatgcTCAAGAGCAGAAGAATGCCATTGCGGGTCTGGGAGGGCAGCCTAGGTCGGAGGAGGCATTGGAGAGAATGAGGGCGTTTGCGGGGACGTATTATTTGGTTACTGT AGCCTTCACCACAAGTCACTGCCCGGACCAGCTCATGCCCTCGCCGTATCTGATGAGGTGCTGCAAGGTGCTGATTACGGAAAAGAGCTCGCCTGATGATGAGCTAGTGGTTCATTTGGTCAGGGTGCAGCGGGTGTCTCAGCACATTTCGATGAACCTGGCCAACTGGTACAAGAAGCCTTTGAAGGAGCGCAGGCCGTGGAATCAGGTGGTGGAAAACCTGAGGCTGTTTCTGcatggggagaagaagaaggtgccgAAGCGGATCATGGAGAATT TCTCGATGAAGGGCCACTTTATAGTCGCTGAACTCCTCATCTACGAAGGCTTTTTGAAAACCAGCGGCAGCATAGGCGGCTCATCAGTCACTGCATCCTCCCTGCCAGAAGACGAAGACCCCAGCTTCAAgacatccccctccaacggTCTCGGAAACGACACGCCCTCTTCGCATTCGAGCAACAGCCGCCCTGCCTCTGTCATCCCCCTGCAGGACCGCCTCGACATCCTTATGAAATGCGTCCGCCTGGTCAAGGAGTACATGCACGCCCGCACGGCATCGGATCAGTCTGACTATCCCAGGTTCATTTCCATGTCCTCGTTTGATCTCACCTATGTGTTTGTCAGGATGCTCAAGCTCATGACTTTGTCACTGCCAGGGTGGGACGTGAGGACAGTACGAAGAGAATTTGATGGGTACTTGGAGAGACATATCAAGGACATGGAGCACACTGCCGGacggaggaagaagaggagcaggACGATGACGGGGGCGAGCAACTACAACAGTCCGAGTGATGTTTACAGGACGCctcagggggtggtgggtggtggggggagtgggatgggggggtcgCAGCAagggcaggagagggagagggaggatcCGTTTGCGCAGTTGGCAAGGAAGATTAgagagttgaagaaggctttT GATCAAGATCTGCAGGATGGACAGTCGACGGCGCAACTTGCGGAAACGACGGCGCAGCTGGCGGAGCTGTATGAGAAGGCGCCGATGACGCTGGCGGATGCGACGGCGACGCTGGTGCAGGAGATAAGTCAGGATCTGGGGACGGATagctgggatgggggggcgATGGATTATGATTGGAACCCGGGgatgtggggaggggattttgggtttgagatggatgggttttGGAGTTGA